From the Deltaproteobacteria bacterium genome, the window TACTAAACGCCTCTACGGCTTTCAAGAAATCAGGCGTGCAACAACACATGCTCTGGTTGCGGTTCTCCAGTTCAATGGCAGCTTCCAGGGATGGGGCCGTAAGGTTCAGGTGCAAGGCCTCCTTCGTGAGACGAAGGCCCATCGGGCTCTTTTCCAGCATCCGGCGGGCT encodes:
- a CDS encoding enoyl-CoA hydratase/isomerase family protein encodes the protein ARRMLEKSPMGLRLTKEALHLNLTAPSLEAAIELENRNQSMCCCTPDFLKAVEAFSKRGKG